One segment of Coffea arabica cultivar ET-39 chromosome 7c, Coffea Arabica ET-39 HiFi, whole genome shotgun sequence DNA contains the following:
- the LOC113699849 gene encoding uncharacterized protein, with protein sequence MAKLLQDLVYQEESPSIYTTALSGITLLFLAYLGISETLGNHLKYSKFWNVNSQKSGGGIKLPSRTGMLLLYSPAAVAGLASFLIFPGGGIRFLMLKLAITIHFSKRVLNYDF encoded by the coding sequence ATGGCGAAACTGTTGCAGGATCTTGTGTACCAAGAAGAATCTCCTTCGATTTACACAACAGCCCTATCTGGGATAACTCTCTTGTTTTTGGCTTACTTGGGTATCTCAGAAACCTTGGGAAATCACCTCAAGTACTCCAAATTCTGGAACGTCAATTCACAGAAATCTGGAGGGGGAATCAAACTACCTAGTAGAACTGGGATGCTTCTACTCTACAGCCCAGCAGCCGTTGCGGGTCTTGCTTCATTTCTGATCTTCCCCGGTGGTGGAATCAggttcttgatgctcaaattaGCTATTACCATTCACTTCTCCAAGAGGGTCCTAAATTATGATTTCTGA